A genomic window from Hypomesus transpacificus isolate Combined female chromosome 15, fHypTra1, whole genome shotgun sequence includes:
- the si:ch211-116o3.5 gene encoding histone-lysine N-methyltransferase SETD1B: MELREKKPNKWWTESDTFAMLNLIQQLDLVHELDKKRQRNYSHFRRLRSNLARRDIMFTVNQIRNRWKSLKHKYRKIKMAGYRSPAARLAAIESFRYFRLLDRMLARKPRTSGPDLETGSTEGHTGVERTPSDLEDPTDDGTGDYMPSWQSSMAPPLEGDSDNPRASPDEHQASPGAPAWGLHPPEEAWGGPGQQSPSLGIPRWAEHGSDEVMTLGESGEYLYPVKTEPQTPPCLDGGELGSEHASFSPGMPAGTCEDSPSLVLQQLSMLNQQVALQRAEQRAFHCSLLGLLDRQTHLLEQLSNNTTRASKRYPDSYTHQSPSHPTHQSPSSPIKPDPDRNDSSSKQAFPSRQAITTSFLQNDPPNRQTDLLGQAEPVLQTDPSTMVLQVHSALVQILRGVEQVQTQRQQPCSCKTSPSQPPSLVPSPSQPSSPPTSPSKPPSETPAPPPPCKTSPSQPPS; encoded by the exons ATGGAGCTGAGAGAGAAGAAGCCCAACAAATGGTGGACGGAGTCAGACACGTTCGCCATGCTGAACCTGATCCAACAGCTGGACCTTGTTCACGAGCTGGACAAGAAACGCCAGCGCAACTACTCTCACTTCCGGCGTCTCCGTAGCAACCTGGCCAGGCGGGACATCATGTTCACCGTCAACCAGATACGCAACCGCTGGAAGAGCCTCAAGCACAAGTACCGCAAGATCAAGATGGCGGGATATCGATCACCAGCGGCGAGGCTGGCCGCCATAGAGTCCTTTCGCTACTTCCGGCTGTTGGACCGCATGCTTGCCCGGAAGCCTCGCACTTCAGGCCCTGACCTAGAAACAGGCTCAACAGAGGGGCACACTGGGGTGGAGAGGACCCCCTCAGACCTGGAGGACCCTACTGATGATGGAACAG GTGACTACATGCCTTCCTGGCAGAGCTCCATGGCTCCTCCACTAGAGGGCGACAGCGACAACCCCAGGGCCAGTCCTGATGAGCACCAGGCCAGCCCCGGGGCACCAGCCTGGGGGCTACACCCTCCAGAAGAGGCCTGGGGGGGCCCTGGCCAGCAGAGCCCCAGCCTCGGAATCCCTCGCTGGGCAGAGCATGGCTCTGACGAGGTGATGACCCTTGGGGAGTCCGGGGAGTATCTGTATCCAGTGAAGACAGAGCCACAGACTCCCCCCTGCTTGGATGGAGGGGAGCTGGGCAGTGAGCATGCTAGCTTCAGCCCAGGCATGCCTGCTG GCACTTGTGAGGACAGCCCAAGCCTGGTGCTGCAGCAGCTGAGCATGTTGAACCAGCAGGTGGCGCTACAGCGAGCAGAGCAGCGGGCCTTCCACTGCAGCCTGCTGGGTCTACTGGACCGCCAGACACACCTTCTGGAGCAGCTGTCTAACAACACGACACGGGCCTCCAAACGCTACCCTGACAGCTACACCCACCAGTCACCCAGCCACCCCACCCACCAGTCACCCAGCAGCCCTATCAAACCAGACCCTGACAGGAATGACTCCTCCAGCAAACAGGCCTTTCCATCCCGGCAGGCCATAACCACCTCGTTCCTGCAGAATGACCCCCCAAATAGACAGACGGACCTTTTGGGGCAGGCTGAGCCCGTGTTACAGACAGACCCATCCACCATGGTGCTGCAGGTCCACAGCGCCTTGGTCCAGATCCTGAGAGGGGTGGAGCAGGTCCAGACCCAGAGACAGCAGCCTTGCTCATGCAAGACCTCTCCgtcacagcccccctccctggttccttccccctcccagccTTCTTCACCACCCACATCCCCTTCCAAGCCTCCCTCAGAAACCcctgccccacctcccccctgcaAGACctcaccctcccagcctccctcctga
- the bloc1s3 gene encoding biogenesis of lysosome-related organelles complex 1 subunit 3 produces the protein MASNKYQIVVQGEASETDSDDEVYITSLSAPSAAAAGVKVPGEASETDSEEEVEKARKFVIASSSENARTLHKELPPLIVIRDNPDIPLVLEDRPVSRPEPTEQFNTLLQQKLLESNGRLCTDVTQTLRQVYGNATKEIRVATGHLNNSQSGIINASHSIRLILEDLKSVSEKIDIITSCHLLPDITIPSTESLPGQ, from the coding sequence ATGGCGAGCAACAAATACCAGATAGTGGTGCAAGGAGAGGcttcagagacagactcggaCGACGAGGTGTACATCACCTCCCTCTCCGCTCCCTCCGCGGCCGCAGCCGGGGTTAAGGTTCCCGGCGAGGCCTCAGAGACCGACAGCGAAGAAGAGGTTGAGAAAGCACGGAAATTCGTTATCGCCTCCAGTTCGGAGAACGCACGGACACTACATAAGGAGCTGCCTCCGCTCATTGTGATCAGAGACAACCCAGacattccattggtattggagGACCGCCCGGTTTCTAGGCCCGAGCCTACCGAACAGTTCAATACCCTTCTGCAACAGAAACTACTGGAGAGTAACGGGCGGCTGTGCACCGACGTGACCCAGACCCTCCGACAGGTGTACGGTAATGCCACGAAAGAGATCCGCGTGGCCACCGGTCACCTGAACAACTCGCAGAGCGGCATCATCAACGCTTCTCACAGCATCCGGCTAATCCTCGAGGACCTCAAATCCGTCTCAGAGAAAATTGACATAATCACCAGCTGTCACTTATTGCCAGATATTACTATACCCAGCACCGAGAGTCTGCCTGGTCAGTGA
- the scn2b gene encoding sodium channel subunit beta-2: MTFTAQQEPKRGMPAIRLSIVGFMLFMMVRPGSSMDVLGPQQINALNGTKVKITCTFNSCYKMESSKFVMNWTFQETRNDTEEMFMAYNHKKGMLPLRTERFGDRVVFAGNLDKNDLSITLSDVQMEDEGIYNCYVRNPPDRIQGKGSIQLNVVTELPPPRDSTIAVAIGAAVGGILALLILSMVVVKCLRHHRKQELVSEEQKIEEEGKLDPEGGAEEGTK, from the exons ATGACTTTCACAGCGCAACAAGAACCGAAAAGGGGGATGCCAGCTATCCGCTTGAGCATCGTGGGATTTATGCTTTTTATGATGG TCCGTCCTGGATCCAGCATGGACGTTCTGGGTCCTCAGCAGATCAATGCTCTGAACGGAACCAAGGTAAAGATCACTTGCACCTTCAACTCCTGCTACAAGATGGAGAGCAGCAAGTTTGTCATGAACTGGACCTTCCAGGAGACTCGTAATGACACAGAAGAGATG TTCATGGCCTACAACCATAAGAAAGGAATGCTGCCGTTGCGAACTGAGCGTTTCGGTGACCGGGTGGTGTTTGCCGGTAACCTGGACAAGAACGATTTGTCCATCACGCTGTCCGACGTCCAAatggaggacgagggaatctaCAACTGCTACGTCCGCAACCCTCCAGATCGTATCCAAGGAAAGGGATCCATCCAGCTGAACGTGGTGACAGAAC TTCCACCTCCCCGAGACTCGACTATCGCCGTCGCGATTGGGGCAGCGGTGGGCGGGATCCTGGCGTTGCTCATCCTGTCGATGGTAGTGGTGAAGTGTCTGCGCCaccacaggaaacaggaactgGTGTCAGAGGAGCAGAAGATCGAAGAGGAGGGCAAGCTGGACCCGGAGGGAGGCGCCGAGGAAGGAACCAA aTGA